One region of Sphingomonas kaistensis genomic DNA includes:
- a CDS encoding energy transducer TonB: protein MVLLAAVFALLFWGWQQDWTDDAPAEREAPAIEPPRRVPVDPPSPPPAKDPPAQRAQANLASYFTEDDYPTEAIRKEEQGAVAFVLAVSPEGRVTACRIATSSGSAALDGATCRILRSRARFRPALDERGQRVPDEMRGRIKWVLPPG from the coding sequence ATGGTCCTGCTCGCGGCCGTGTTCGCTTTGCTGTTCTGGGGCTGGCAGCAGGACTGGACCGACGACGCGCCGGCAGAGCGGGAAGCCCCCGCAATCGAGCCGCCGCGGCGCGTCCCGGTCGATCCGCCCTCGCCGCCCCCGGCAAAGGACCCGCCTGCACAGCGCGCCCAGGCCAACCTCGCTTCCTACTTCACCGAAGACGACTATCCGACCGAGGCGATCCGCAAGGAAGAACAGGGCGCAGTCGCCTTTGTCCTGGCGGTGTCGCCCGAGGGCCGCGTCACCGCCTGCCGGATCGCGACAAGCAGCGGATCGGCGGCTCTGGATGGCGCGACGTGCCGCATCCTTCGCTCCCGCGCGCGTTTCCGTCCTGCCCTGGACGAGAGGGGGCAAAGGGTCCCTGACGAGATGCGTGGACGCATCAAATGGGTCCTTCCGCCCGGTTGA
- a CDS encoding YerC/YecD family TrpR-related protein, whose product MKQNSPSPAPSRDGAALVEDLCSALLTPASAEEMARLLTDLCTPQEIRTLAERWHVARLLDGSDLSYRDIHDATGVSTTTIVRVARFLRQEPHRGYRAAIDALSESRPDAD is encoded by the coding sequence ATGAAACAAAACAGCCCCTCTCCCGCTCCGAGCCGCGATGGCGCCGCCCTTGTCGAGGACTTGTGCAGCGCCCTCCTCACCCCTGCTTCGGCCGAGGAGATGGCGCGGCTGCTGACCGACCTGTGCACCCCGCAGGAGATCCGCACCCTCGCCGAACGCTGGCACGTCGCCCGCCTGCTCGACGGGTCGGACCTCTCCTACCGCGACATCCACGACGCCACCGGCGTTTCCACCACCACCATCGTTCGCGTCGCGCGCTTCCTGCGCCAGGAACCCCACCGTGGTTACCGCGCCGCGATAGACGCCCTTTCCGAAAGCCGCCCCGATGCTGATTGA
- the hisG gene encoding ATP phosphoribosyltransferase → MLIDEDRLHIAIQKNGRLSDISRDLLKGAGLRLQNGRNALTARVENFAADIMFVRDDDIPTFVADGVCEFGIVGGNVLEEFRLSSREPAVEIVAELGTARCSLKLAAPEATAWTGPQGLAGQRIATSYPRIVERWLAEQGVEASVVKMNGAVELAPRLKIAPYICDLVSTGATLEANGLRAVADVFDSEAVLIRTTRPVPAQRHALGEALLSRIQGVLETKDAKYILLNASSESLPAITRILPGADAPTIIPLHGRPGHFAVHAVARESVFWETLEQLKGAGASAILVLPIEKMML, encoded by the coding sequence ATGCTGATTGACGAAGACCGGCTGCACATCGCCATCCAGAAGAACGGCCGGCTCAGCGACATCAGCCGCGACCTGCTCAAGGGTGCCGGCCTGCGCCTCCAGAACGGCCGCAACGCCCTGACCGCGCGGGTCGAGAACTTCGCCGCCGACATCATGTTCGTGCGCGACGACGACATTCCGACCTTCGTCGCCGACGGCGTGTGCGAATTTGGCATCGTCGGCGGCAACGTGCTGGAGGAGTTCCGACTGAGCTCGCGAGAGCCGGCGGTCGAGATCGTCGCCGAGCTTGGCACCGCGCGCTGCTCGCTCAAGCTTGCAGCACCCGAGGCCACTGCCTGGACCGGTCCGCAGGGCCTGGCCGGGCAGCGCATCGCCACTTCCTATCCCCGGATCGTCGAGCGGTGGCTGGCCGAACAGGGCGTCGAGGCGAGCGTGGTCAAGATGAACGGCGCCGTGGAGCTTGCGCCCCGGCTCAAGATCGCGCCCTACATCTGCGACCTCGTCTCGACCGGAGCGACGCTGGAGGCCAACGGCCTCCGCGCGGTTGCGGACGTGTTCGACAGCGAAGCGGTGCTGATCCGCACCACCCGCCCCGTCCCGGCCCAGCGCCACGCCCTTGGCGAAGCCTTGCTCAGCCGGATCCAGGGCGTGCTCGAAACCAAGGATGCCAAATACATCCTGCTCAATGCCTCGTCGGAATCGCTGCCCGCGATCACCCGCATCCTGCCAGGCGCAGACGCCCCAACGATCATTCCGCTCCACGGCCGCCCGGGCCACTTCGCGGTCCATGCCGTCGCCCGCGAATCGGTATTCTGGGAAACGCTGGAGCAACTCAAGGGTGCGGGCGCCTCGGCGATCCTGGTCCTTCCGATCGAGAAGATGATGCTGTGA
- the hisD gene encoding histidinol dehydrogenase — protein sequence MTPLVWSDIAAAEQAAALARPPARRSPALVAGVAAILEEVRSDGWDALCRIAERIDGKAPEAVAVAPLAAAARSSLPAESVAAMELAARNIRSFHEASRPSDTRVETMPGLTVEKAWRPLDRVGLYVPGGATPLFSSLLMQALPARAAGVDEIVVVTPPSPAGLDPAIALAAELCGIDTVWTVGGAQAIAALAFGAGDIPACPKICGPGNAWVAEAKVQVGAMAGGPAIDMPAGPSELMVIADATASPATVAADLLSQAEHDSSAQVLLVTDSPAIAAKVIDEVERQVADLPRVDLARRSLDHGRVIVADNLATAAAIANAYAPEHLCLAVADPEPLVRAISNAGAIFAGHAAAESFGDYLAGSSHVLPTDGAARAWSGITVHSFMKAISIQRVSPEAGRALAAPAAALARLEALEAHARAAEARAAA from the coding sequence GTGACTCCGCTCGTCTGGTCCGATATTGCCGCCGCCGAGCAGGCCGCGGCCCTTGCCCGCCCGCCCGCCCGCCGCTCGCCCGCGCTGGTCGCCGGCGTCGCCGCAATCCTCGAGGAGGTTCGCAGCGATGGCTGGGACGCGCTTTGCCGCATCGCCGAACGGATCGACGGCAAGGCGCCCGAAGCGGTCGCCGTGGCGCCGCTAGCCGCCGCCGCCCGGTCCTCGCTGCCGGCGGAAAGCGTCGCGGCGATGGAGCTCGCCGCCCGCAACATCCGCAGCTTCCACGAGGCGAGCCGCCCGTCGGACACCCGGGTCGAAACCATGCCCGGCCTCACCGTCGAAAAGGCCTGGCGGCCGCTCGACCGTGTCGGCCTGTACGTTCCGGGCGGCGCCACTCCGCTCTTTTCCTCCTTGCTGATGCAGGCCCTCCCGGCGCGTGCCGCGGGGGTCGATGAGATCGTGGTGGTCACTCCGCCGAGCCCCGCCGGCCTCGACCCCGCCATCGCGCTTGCTGCCGAACTGTGCGGCATCGACACCGTCTGGACGGTCGGTGGCGCGCAGGCGATCGCGGCGCTTGCCTTTGGCGCTGGTGACATCCCGGCCTGTCCCAAGATCTGCGGGCCCGGCAACGCCTGGGTAGCGGAAGCCAAGGTGCAGGTCGGCGCCATGGCCGGAGGACCGGCGATCGACATGCCGGCAGGCCCGTCGGAGCTGATGGTCATCGCCGACGCCACCGCGTCACCCGCGACGGTCGCCGCTGACCTGCTCAGCCAGGCCGAGCATGATTCCTCGGCCCAGGTGCTGCTGGTGACCGACAGCCCAGCCATCGCCGCGAAGGTGATCGACGAAGTGGAGCGGCAGGTCGCCGACCTTCCCCGCGTCGATCTCGCCCGCCGTTCGCTCGATCACGGGCGGGTGATCGTCGCCGATAATCTCGCGACCGCGGCGGCCATCGCCAATGCCTACGCGCCCGAACACCTCTGCCTTGCGGTCGCGGATCCCGAGCCTTTGGTCCGCGCCATCTCCAACGCCGGGGCGATCTTCGCCGGTCATGCCGCCGCCGAAAGCTTCGGCGACTATCTGGCGGGCTCCAGCCATGTTCTTCCCACCGACGGCGCGGCGCGCGCGTGGAGCGGGATCACCGTGCACAGCTTCATGAAGGCGATCAGCATCCAGCGTGTTTCTCCCGAAGCCGGCCGCGCGCTGGCCGCACCGGCTGCCGCCCTGGCCCGCCTCGAAGCGCTGGAAGCCCATGCCCGCGCCGCCGAAGCGAGGGCAGCGGCATGA
- the hisB gene encoding imidazoleglycerol-phosphate dehydratase HisB has product MTLARRLARPEILALEPFDLGNREADPDAIKLDANESPFGPLSGGSIAAGVNRYPEPRPQRLRAAMASLYGVAPAQFLVTRGGDDAIDLLCRTFLRGPGDSIAVTSPSFSAYAHFARLQGAQVLDIPLAVTDFSLDAARVIRELKGDPSAKLLCLCTPNNPTGTAVDPATVLEIVDALPDVMVLADEAYLEFGDAPSLASEAIVRPNLLVLKTLSKAFALAGARVGGLVGPPETLDIIARALPPYPLPTLSIAAALEALQPARRAVHRERIAQLLTERDRIAPLIATSPFVRKVYPSAGNYLFLETGETEQLAARLAADGVRVRYRPQAAPGGIRLTIGTRQENDAALAAFGVYVPQATIRTAEIARDTKETRIALAIDLDRPEPRRIDTGIPYYDHMLDQVAAHGGFSLVLNCRGDLEIDPHHSIEDVAIALGSGLKSALGDKRGIGRFGFALPMDETEAQVLIDLSGRPFSRFEGTFQASHIGDYPTEMTPHVFRSLADSLGAAIHVKVIGENDHHKVEASFKAFGRALRQALAIEGKRDVLPSTKGML; this is encoded by the coding sequence ATGACGCTCGCCCGCCGCCTCGCCCGCCCCGAGATCCTCGCGCTCGAACCGTTCGACCTCGGCAACCGCGAGGCCGATCCCGACGCGATCAAGCTCGACGCCAACGAAAGCCCGTTCGGGCCGCTGTCGGGCGGGTCGATCGCGGCCGGGGTCAATCGCTATCCGGAACCCCGGCCCCAGCGCCTGCGTGCCGCCATGGCGTCACTCTATGGCGTGGCCCCTGCGCAGTTCCTCGTCACCCGCGGCGGCGACGACGCCATCGACCTCCTCTGCCGCACATTCCTGCGCGGACCCGGGGACAGCATCGCGGTGACCAGTCCAAGCTTCTCCGCTTACGCCCATTTCGCGCGGCTGCAGGGGGCGCAGGTTCTCGACATCCCGCTCGCCGTAACCGACTTCTCCCTCGACGCGGCGCGGGTCATCCGCGAGCTGAAGGGCGATCCGTCCGCCAAGCTCCTGTGCCTCTGCACACCCAACAACCCGACCGGGACGGCAGTCGACCCGGCAACGGTGCTGGAGATCGTGGACGCGCTGCCGGACGTGATGGTGCTCGCCGACGAGGCCTATCTGGAATTCGGCGACGCTCCGAGCCTGGCGAGCGAGGCCATCGTCCGGCCCAACCTGCTGGTGCTGAAGACCCTGTCCAAGGCCTTCGCCCTCGCCGGGGCGCGGGTCGGCGGGCTGGTCGGCCCGCCCGAGACGCTAGACATCATTGCCCGCGCGCTTCCGCCCTACCCGCTCCCCACGCTGTCGATCGCCGCCGCGCTGGAAGCCCTGCAACCGGCGCGACGTGCGGTGCACCGTGAGCGGATCGCGCAATTGCTGACAGAACGCGACCGAATCGCGCCGCTGATCGCCACCTCGCCGTTCGTGCGCAAGGTGTATCCCAGCGCCGGCAATTACCTGTTCCTCGAGACCGGCGAGACCGAACAGCTGGCGGCCCGCCTCGCCGCCGACGGCGTGCGCGTGCGCTACCGGCCACAAGCGGCGCCGGGTGGCATCCGGCTGACGATTGGCACCCGGCAAGAGAATGACGCGGCCCTTGCCGCCTTCGGTGTATACGTGCCGCAAGCGACCATCCGCACCGCGGAGATCGCGCGCGACACCAAGGAGACGCGGATCGCGCTCGCCATTGATCTCGACCGCCCCGAACCGCGCCGAATCGACACAGGCATTCCCTATTACGATCACATGCTTGACCAGGTCGCAGCGCATGGCGGCTTCAGTCTGGTGCTGAACTGCCGGGGCGATCTCGAGATCGACCCCCACCACAGCATCGAGGACGTCGCGATCGCGCTTGGAAGCGGACTGAAGTCGGCGCTCGGTGACAAGCGGGGGATCGGCCGCTTCGGCTTTGCCCTGCCGATGGACGAAACCGAGGCGCAGGTCCTGATCGACCTGTCGGGGCGGCCCTTTTCCCGCTTCGAAGGGACGTTCCAGGCGAGCCACATCGGTGACTACCCTACCGAGATGACGCCGCACGTCTTCCGCAGCCTCGCCGACAGCCTCGGCGCCGCCATCCACGTCAAGGTCATTGGCGAGAACGACCATCACAAGGTTGAGGCCAGCTTCAAGGCCTTTGGCAGGGCCCTGCGCCAAGCACTTGCAATAGAAGGTAAAAGGGACGTCCTGCCTAGCACCAAGGGGATGTTGTGA
- the hisH gene encoding imidazole glycerol phosphate synthase subunit HisH, with the protein MTTVTLVDLGYGNLASIETSLRRLGADVRRASSPEGIGDAERLLLPGVGAARFAMERIVQLRLADALRDFARPALGICLGMHLLFERSEEGDVDTLGLLSGTVRKLAPAPGISVPHMGWSKLQVSSQSIGLTTGDYVYFAHSYAGADGPATIASADHGGPIPAVVHSRNWTGAQFHPERSGPVGTRFLSVWLST; encoded by the coding sequence GTGACCACCGTCACCCTGGTCGACCTCGGCTACGGCAACCTTGCGTCCATCGAGACCTCGCTCCGCCGGCTTGGTGCCGACGTCCGGCGCGCGAGCAGCCCGGAAGGGATAGGGGACGCCGAGCGCTTGCTTCTTCCCGGCGTCGGGGCCGCCCGCTTCGCGATGGAGCGGATCGTCCAACTCCGTCTCGCCGATGCCTTGCGCGATTTCGCGCGCCCGGCCCTCGGCATCTGCCTTGGCATGCACCTGCTGTTCGAGCGCAGCGAGGAAGGCGACGTTGACACGCTTGGGCTGCTGTCCGGCACCGTGCGCAAGCTTGCCCCCGCCCCGGGGATCAGCGTCCCGCACATGGGCTGGAGCAAGCTTCAGGTTTCTTCGCAGAGCATCGGCCTAACCACTGGCGATTACGTCTATTTCGCGCACAGCTACGCGGGCGCCGACGGACCTGCGACCATTGCCAGTGCCGACCACGGCGGACCGATCCCGGCAGTGGTCCACTCGCGCAACTGGACTGGCGCGCAATTCCATCCCGAGCGCTCCGGTCCGGTCGGCACTCGCTTCCTTTCCGTGTGGCTTTCGACATGA
- a CDS encoding HisA/HisF-related TIM barrel protein, with protein MILYPAMDLIAGRIVRLRQGRFDDVTFYEPAPHDALRNFAEAGAQWAHVVDLDGARAGAPAQHALLKKLAATTPLRLQVAGGVRTVDHVAALLEAGAARVVVGSLAVRDPQATTELLERFGPDRITLSLDVRVDGEPMVATHGWQQDSGQTLWDVAALYPAARHLLLTDIGRDGMLEGPNQALLAQAVERLPHLAIQASGGVTSLDDIARLTTDGAILGRAMWEGRLDLAEALRACS; from the coding sequence ATGATCCTGTATCCCGCCATGGACCTCATCGCCGGGCGCATTGTGCGCCTGCGGCAGGGGCGCTTCGACGACGTCACCTTCTACGAACCGGCGCCGCACGACGCGCTTCGCAACTTCGCCGAGGCCGGGGCCCAATGGGCGCATGTCGTCGACCTCGATGGAGCCAGGGCCGGTGCCCCGGCGCAGCATGCACTGCTCAAGAAGCTTGCCGCGACCACCCCGCTGCGCCTTCAGGTTGCGGGCGGGGTCCGCACGGTCGATCACGTCGCCGCCTTGCTGGAGGCGGGCGCGGCGCGGGTCGTGGTCGGGAGCCTCGCGGTACGCGATCCCCAGGCCACCACCGAGCTGCTCGAGCGCTTCGGGCCCGACCGGATCACCCTCAGCCTCGACGTGCGGGTCGATGGCGAGCCGATGGTCGCGACCCACGGCTGGCAGCAGGACAGCGGCCAGACCCTGTGGGACGTCGCCGCGCTTTATCCCGCGGCGCGCCACCTGCTGCTGACCGACATCGGCCGCGACGGAATGCTGGAAGGTCCCAATCAGGCCTTGCTTGCGCAAGCGGTCGAGCGCCTCCCCCACCTCGCCATCCAGGCCAGCGGCGGGGTGACCTCGCTCGACGACATTGCGAGGCTGACCACCGACGGCGCCATCCTTGGGCGCGCGATGTGGGAAGGCCGTCTCGACCTCGCGGAGGCGCTTCGTGCCTGCAGCTAG
- the hisF gene encoding imidazole glycerol phosphate synthase subunit HisF, producing MPAARIIPCLDVANGRVVKGVRFRDHRDIGDIVEHALRYSAEGADELVFYEIKASAEGRSVDLGWVRDVADVIDIPFCVAGGIRDRATAAAVLEAGADKVSVNSPALETPTLISDLAADFGSQCVVVGIDSLRGEDGVYRVKQYTGDPSATRDSGRLAVDWAREAVDRGAGEIVLNAMAQDGVRDGYDLAHARDVMAAVTVPLIVSGGAGKAEHFRDAFAAGASGALAATVFHDRLIAIPELKAWLSGQGVEVRR from the coding sequence GTGCCTGCAGCTAGGATCATTCCCTGCCTCGACGTCGCCAACGGCCGCGTCGTGAAAGGCGTCCGCTTCCGGGATCACCGCGACATCGGCGACATCGTCGAGCATGCCCTGCGCTATTCGGCGGAAGGCGCGGACGAGCTTGTCTTCTACGAGATCAAGGCCAGCGCGGAAGGCCGAAGCGTCGACCTCGGCTGGGTGCGCGACGTCGCCGACGTCATCGACATTCCCTTCTGCGTGGCGGGCGGGATCCGCGATCGCGCCACCGCCGCGGCGGTGCTCGAAGCCGGTGCCGACAAGGTGTCGGTCAATTCTCCCGCGCTGGAAACACCGACGCTGATCAGCGACCTTGCCGCCGACTTCGGAAGCCAGTGCGTCGTGGTCGGGATCGACAGCCTGCGCGGCGAGGATGGAGTGTATCGGGTGAAGCAATATACGGGCGACCCCTCGGCCACCCGCGACAGCGGGCGACTGGCTGTCGACTGGGCACGGGAAGCCGTCGACCGCGGCGCGGGAGAGATCGTGCTCAACGCCATGGCGCAGGACGGCGTCCGCGATGGCTATGACCTCGCCCATGCCCGTGACGTGATGGCTGCCGTTACCGTGCCGCTGATCGTCAGCGGCGGCGCGGGCAAGGCGGAGCATTTCCGCGACGCCTTTGCCGCCGGTGCCAGCGGCGCGCTGGCGGCGACGGTGTTCCACGATCGATTGATCGCCATTCCCGAGCTCAAGGCCTGGCTTTCCGGGCAAGGCGTGGAGGTTCGGCGATGA
- the hisIE gene encoding bifunctional phosphoribosyl-AMP cyclohydrolase/phosphoribosyl-ATP diphosphatase HisIE has translation MTLDPATLAWDKMDGLLPAIVQDAETDQVLMLGYMDRAALDATLADDLVTFFSRSKQRLWRKGETSGNVLRVVSVEADCDTDALLVRARPAGPTCHLGTTSCFGDEGAAGVGWLGTLERIVAERASASPDHSYTARLLADGPAKAAQKVGEEGVEVALAAVSRDQAGLTEEAADLLFHLLVTLRSRDVSLAAVVDVLRQRHLSQ, from the coding sequence ATGACCCTCGATCCCGCCACCCTCGCCTGGGACAAGATGGACGGGCTGCTCCCAGCCATCGTCCAGGATGCCGAGACCGACCAGGTGTTGATGCTCGGGTACATGGACCGCGCGGCGCTCGATGCGACGCTGGCCGATGATCTCGTCACCTTCTTCAGCCGGTCGAAGCAACGTCTGTGGCGCAAGGGAGAAACCAGCGGCAATGTGCTGCGGGTCGTTTCGGTAGAGGCCGATTGCGACACGGACGCGCTGCTGGTGCGGGCGCGACCCGCCGGACCGACCTGCCACCTTGGTACCACCAGTTGCTTTGGCGACGAGGGCGCGGCGGGCGTGGGCTGGCTCGGCACCCTCGAGCGCATCGTGGCGGAGCGGGCGAGTGCGTCGCCCGACCACAGCTACACCGCGCGACTGCTCGCCGACGGTCCGGCCAAGGCCGCGCAGAAGGTTGGCGAGGAAGGGGTCGAAGTCGCCCTCGCCGCTGTCAGTCGCGATCAGGCCGGACTGACCGAGGAAGCCGCGGATCTCCTGTTCCACCTGCTCGTGACCTTGCGTTCACGCGACGTTTCGCTGGCCGCCGTCGTCGACGTTCTCCGGCAACGACACCTAAGCCAATGA
- a CDS encoding CDP-alcohol phosphatidyltransferase family protein, whose translation MSAAEGRGLPLRAFIPNAVTVLALCAGLTAIRYAFNQDWEKAMIAIVVAGVLDGLDGNIARMLKANSKFGAELDSLCDNIGFGTAPALILFQFSLDSAPKFGWTVALALAVSCALRLARFNARIDADVQPHKSAGFNTGVPAPVGAGLAFAPVYLWLITGNDLFRDWQLVMPWTLFIAVLMISAIPTFSWTSIRIRRSWRIVGLAGVALLAAALINEPWITLLLVSFAYLASVPFSLLSYGRVKRRRAAEAAPSPAG comes from the coding sequence CGCAGTGACGGTGCTGGCGCTGTGCGCCGGCCTGACCGCCATCCGCTACGCCTTCAACCAGGATTGGGAAAAGGCGATGATCGCGATCGTCGTCGCAGGCGTCCTCGACGGCCTGGATGGCAACATCGCGCGGATGCTCAAGGCGAACAGCAAGTTCGGCGCCGAACTCGATTCGCTGTGCGACAATATCGGGTTCGGCACCGCGCCGGCCCTGATCCTGTTCCAGTTCTCGCTCGACAGTGCGCCCAAGTTCGGATGGACGGTGGCGCTTGCGCTGGCGGTCAGCTGCGCGCTTCGCCTGGCCCGCTTCAATGCGCGGATCGATGCCGACGTGCAGCCGCACAAGTCGGCGGGCTTCAACACCGGCGTGCCGGCGCCGGTCGGGGCGGGCCTCGCCTTTGCGCCGGTCTACCTGTGGCTGATCACCGGCAACGACCTGTTCCGCGACTGGCAGCTGGTGATGCCGTGGACCCTGTTCATCGCGGTGTTGATGATCTCGGCCATCCCGACCTTCAGCTGGACCTCGATCCGGATCCGCCGCAGCTGGCGCATCGTCGGGCTGGCAGGGGTGGCACTGCTCGCGGCGGCGTTGATCAACGAGCCGTGGATCACCCTGCTACTGGTATCGTTCGCCTACCTGGCGAGCGTTCCGTTCAGCCTGCTGAGCTATGGGCGGGTCAAGCGGCGGCGCGCAGCTGAGGCCGCGCCGTCACCGGCTGGCTGA